A genome region from Bacteroides stercoris ATCC 43183 includes the following:
- a CDS encoding cupin domain-containing protein, giving the protein MKRTRSNAFILENEKAWEPAGEGVVRQILGYDGQVMLVKVKFEQGAVGTTHTHYHTQTTYVASGKFEFTVNGEKQIVSAGDGVYIEPDAEHGCTCLEAGILIDCFSPMRADFLKP; this is encoded by the coding sequence ATGAAAAGAACAAGAAGCAATGCATTCATTCTCGAAAACGAGAAAGCATGGGAACCCGCCGGAGAGGGCGTTGTTCGTCAGATTTTGGGGTACGACGGTCAGGTAATGCTCGTCAAGGTTAAATTTGAACAAGGTGCAGTAGGTACAACACATACCCATTATCATACTCAAACAACTTATGTGGCAAGCGGTAAATTTGAATTCACGGTTAACGGTGAAAAACAAATCGTATCGGCTGGCGACGGTGTTTATATCGAACCGGATGCCGAACATGGATGCACTTGTCTGGAAGCCGGTATATTAATCGACTGCTTCAGTCCTATGAGAGCGGATTTTCTGAAACCGTAA
- a CDS encoding SusC/RagA family TonB-linked outer membrane protein, with product MKNKLHFDFRKLCFVLALILTQCLYAQNKTITGTVTDSTQEPLIGVNVTVKGNSSVGTITDMDGKYTLPVPSGKITLVFSYIGYMAQEIVVGSQSTIDVVLLDDAQALEEVVVVGYGTMKKSDLTGSVSSISSDRFKVGTDLSPQQLMQGAFSGVNISQNSGKPGGSNTIRVRGGTSISASNDPLYVIDGVPINSSAGVSSSHIASNGSNTDFFDQESVNPLASINPNDIESINILKDASATAIYGSRGANGVIMITTKKGKKGVKQLDYSYSLGISNVSNKLDVLTGDEYRKAVNDLGLTLDDKGDNADWQDRIFRTAISQNHYLSFMSGGEDTNYRASLGYSDQEGVMLGSGMTSANARMNINHTALDGKLKLSMNLNYGETNADQAPVSNTVGSEMGSSMLYEAYVFNPTYPVYNDEGDFYDVPPYRVNPVSFASEILDERKNRKFLGNLTADWNFYKPFTFQVNLGYTYNSIERNSYISKSNLLGNGNGGYVSVQKLQDYSRLLETILKYNQKFGKHSIDAMLGYSYQYFYDEGNHTRAYGFLSDTFKWYSLAAAKTVESISSFAESNTLISMYGRINYNYGDKYLFTATVRRDGSSRFGADHKWGVFPSAAASWRISQEEFYHSDILTDLKLRVSYGITGNQEIGNYNSLNTLGASTNGYLVGGEKVTIVLPQQYSNPDIKWEQTAQTDIGLDFGLFNGRIHGSIDYYYKKTTDLLLSVAVPSPSLITSQIANVGSVKNQGIEIDLGFDVLRTKDFSWDINLNFSRNKNELISLSNDKWTGENMKVAPCQGQGLSGSYAQLVMPGQPLGTFYGKKFIGIKDGKEQFANDGESEIIGCAQPDFTYGISTTLRYKNWSLSMNLRGSVGNDVYNCTANNLAYLNNLPGRNVLKEAVTAGVNREEAKVFSSRFIEDGSFLRMDNLSLGYDFSFKPLRITHARVFVSGQNLFTITGYSGLDPEVNSEVSRTGVAPMGVDYLSYPKARTFTMGINVSF from the coding sequence ATGAAAAACAAACTGCATTTTGACTTTAGAAAGTTATGTTTTGTATTGGCATTAATATTGACACAATGTTTGTATGCACAAAACAAGACGATTACAGGAACGGTGACTGACTCGACGCAAGAGCCGTTGATTGGTGTGAATGTTACTGTGAAGGGTAATTCAAGCGTAGGAACAATTACCGATATGGATGGTAAATATACCTTGCCTGTTCCCTCCGGAAAAATCACTCTTGTGTTTTCTTATATAGGATATATGGCACAAGAAATTGTAGTAGGTTCACAGAGTACGATTGATGTAGTACTGTTGGATGATGCCCAGGCTTTGGAAGAAGTGGTAGTAGTAGGTTACGGAACAATGAAAAAGTCCGATTTAACCGGTTCCGTATCTTCCATTAGTAGCGACCGATTTAAGGTGGGTACTGACTTGAGTCCTCAGCAGTTGATGCAGGGCGCCTTTTCTGGTGTAAATATCAGCCAGAATAGTGGTAAACCTGGTGGTTCTAATACAATCCGTGTCCGTGGAGGTACATCCATCTCCGCTTCCAATGACCCATTATATGTAATTGATGGCGTACCTATTAATAGCTCTGCTGGTGTAAGTTCTAGTCATATTGCTTCCAATGGTAGTAATACGGACTTCTTCGATCAGGAGTCGGTGAATCCCCTGGCTTCTATTAACCCTAATGACATTGAATCCATCAATATCCTGAAAGATGCTTCTGCTACTGCCATTTATGGTTCCCGTGGTGCTAATGGGGTTATTATGATTACTACCAAGAAAGGAAAGAAAGGAGTGAAGCAATTGGACTATAGCTATAGTTTAGGTATTTCTAATGTGAGCAATAAGCTGGATGTATTGACGGGTGATGAATATCGTAAGGCAGTGAATGATTTAGGACTGACATTGGATGATAAAGGTGATAATGCAGACTGGCAAGACCGTATTTTTCGTACGGCAATCTCTCAGAACCATTACCTTTCTTTCATGAGTGGGGGTGAGGATACAAACTACCGTGCATCTTTGGGGTATAGCGATCAGGAAGGAGTCATGTTAGGTTCCGGTATGACTAGTGCCAATGCCCGTATGAATATTAATCATACGGCACTGGATGGCAAACTAAAATTGAGCATGAACTTGAACTATGGTGAAACAAATGCCGATCAGGCACCGGTATCCAATACGGTTGGTAGTGAAATGGGAAGTAGCATGCTATACGAAGCTTATGTTTTTAATCCAACTTATCCGGTCTATAATGATGAAGGTGATTTCTATGATGTACCTCCTTATCGTGTTAACCCGGTGTCTTTCGCATCGGAGATTTTGGACGAACGTAAGAACAGGAAGTTTTTGGGTAATCTGACCGCAGACTGGAATTTCTACAAACCTTTCACGTTTCAGGTGAATTTGGGTTACACTTATAATTCGATTGAGCGTAATTCCTATATATCCAAAAGCAATCTGCTTGGTAATGGTAATGGTGGCTACGTCAGTGTACAAAAGTTGCAAGACTATTCTAGATTGTTGGAAACTATCCTGAAATATAATCAGAAGTTTGGCAAACACTCTATTGATGCCATGTTGGGTTACTCTTACCAATATTTCTATGATGAAGGTAACCATACCCGTGCCTATGGCTTTTTGTCTGATACATTCAAATGGTATAGCCTTGCTGCGGCAAAGACAGTGGAGAGCATAAGCAGTTTTGCTGAAAGTAACACACTTATATCTATGTATGGCCGTATAAACTATAATTATGGAGATAAATACCTGTTTACTGCTACTGTACGTCGTGATGGTTCCAGCCGTTTTGGTGCCGACCACAAGTGGGGTGTTTTTCCTTCGGCTGCAGCTTCCTGGAGAATTTCTCAAGAAGAATTCTATCATAGCGATATTCTTACCGACCTGAAACTGCGTGTCAGCTATGGTATCACAGGTAATCAGGAAATAGGCAACTATAATTCCCTGAATACGCTGGGAGCCAGCACTAACGGATATTTGGTAGGCGGTGAAAAAGTGACCATTGTGTTGCCGCAACAATATTCCAATCCGGATATAAAGTGGGAACAGACTGCACAGACGGATATAGGTTTGGATTTCGGACTTTTCAACGGAAGAATTCATGGTAGTATTGATTATTACTATAAGAAAACCACCGATTTGCTGCTTTCCGTAGCTGTTCCTTCTCCGTCTTTGATTACTTCGCAGATTGCTAATGTAGGTTCTGTAAAGAATCAGGGTATTGAAATTGATTTGGGATTCGATGTGTTGCGTACAAAGGATTTCTCATGGGATATAAATCTGAACTTCAGTCGTAATAAGAATGAGTTGATAAGTCTGTCGAATGATAAGTGGACCGGTGAAAATATGAAGGTGGCTCCTTGTCAGGGGCAGGGTCTTTCCGGTTCTTATGCCCAGTTGGTTATGCCGGGACAACCTTTGGGAACCTTTTATGGAAAGAAGTTTATTGGCATCAAGGATGGAAAAGAACAATTTGCCAATGATGGTGAGTCTGAAATCATCGGTTGTGCACAGCCCGACTTTACATACGGCATCTCTACCACTTTGCGCTATAAAAACTGGAGTTTGAGCATGAATCTGCGCGGTAGTGTAGGCAATGATGTATATAACTGTACGGCGAATAATCTTGCTTATCTGAATAACCTGCCGGGTAGAAATGTGTTGAAAGAAGCTGTGACCGCTGGTGTGAACCGTGAAGAAGCCAAGGTGTTCTCTTCCAGATTTATAGAAGATGGTTCGTTCCTGCGTATGGATAATCTTTCTTTGGGTTATGATTTCAGTTTCAAACCGTTGCGTATTACCCATGCACGTGTATTTGTCTCCGGTCAGAATCTGTTCACCATCACCGGATATTCTGGTCTGGACCCTGAAGTAAACTCCGAAGTTTCAAGAACTGGCGTAGCTCCGATGGGTGTCGACTATCTGAGTTATCCAAAAGCACGTACTTTCACAATGGGTATCAACGTTTCATTTTAA
- a CDS encoding pectinesterase family protein, whose protein sequence is MKSKLILLLAAFFLCSAFKADKPVITIFMIGDSTMSNKSLVGGNPERGWGHVLPGFFSEDIRVDNHAMNGRSSKSFIDEGRWDKVLSLIKKGDYVFIQFGHNDEKPKADRHTDPGTTFDANLRKFVNETRAKGGIPVLFNSIVRRNFGTADNKAVAEAILQDDIRKGINPDAKQDASQEKKVVEGDKLIDTHGAYLDSPRNVAKELNVPFIDMNKLTHDLVESLGPKESKKLFMWVPVNTIAAMPKGREDNTHLNIYGARVIAGITVDAIAKEVPELAKYVRHYDFVVAQDGSGDFFTVQEAINAVPDFRKNVRTTILVRKGVYKEKLIVPESKINISLIGQEGAVISYDDYANKQNLFGENKGTSGSSSCYIYAPDFYVENITFENTSGPVGQAVACFVSADRAYFKNCRFLGFQDTLYTYGKGVRQYYEDCYIEGTVDFIFGWSTAVFNRCHIHSKRDGYVTAPSTDEGQKYGYVFYDCKLTADANVKNVYLSRPWRPFAQAVFIHCDLGKHILPVGWHNWNKKDAEKTVFYAEYDSYGPGANPKARAAFSHQLKDTEGYEIESVLAGTDGWNPIANGNALVNIKR, encoded by the coding sequence ATGAAAAGTAAATTGATTCTGCTGTTGGCAGCTTTTTTCTTGTGTTCCGCTTTCAAGGCCGATAAGCCGGTAATTACCATTTTTATGATTGGTGATTCTACGATGTCAAATAAGTCGTTGGTGGGCGGTAATCCCGAAAGAGGGTGGGGGCATGTCCTGCCCGGTTTCTTTTCTGAAGACATACGGGTGGATAATCATGCCATGAACGGACGCAGTTCCAAGAGTTTTATCGATGAGGGGCGCTGGGACAAAGTGCTTTCACTGATAAAGAAAGGCGATTATGTTTTTATTCAGTTCGGGCACAACGACGAAAAGCCCAAAGCCGACCGCCATACAGACCCGGGAACAACCTTTGATGCCAACCTGCGTAAGTTTGTTAATGAGACTCGTGCGAAAGGCGGTATTCCTGTTCTGTTCAACTCCATTGTGCGCCGTAACTTTGGTACGGCCGATAATAAAGCCGTAGCGGAAGCTATTCTTCAGGATGATATTCGCAAGGGAATCAATCCTGATGCCAAGCAAGACGCCTCTCAGGAAAAGAAAGTGGTGGAAGGAGACAAACTGATTGATACGCACGGAGCATATCTGGATTCTCCGCGCAATGTAGCAAAAGAGTTGAATGTTCCTTTTATTGATATGAATAAACTCACCCACGATTTGGTAGAAAGCTTGGGACCGAAAGAATCGAAGAAACTCTTTATGTGGGTACCCGTCAACACAATTGCTGCCATGCCTAAAGGTCGTGAAGACAATACTCACCTCAACATATACGGTGCACGTGTCATAGCCGGTATTACAGTAGATGCCATTGCCAAAGAAGTGCCGGAATTGGCAAAATATGTCCGCCATTATGATTTCGTGGTAGCTCAGGATGGCAGTGGCGATTTCTTTACTGTACAGGAAGCTATTAATGCCGTACCCGATTTCCGTAAAAATGTACGCACCACGATATTGGTGCGTAAAGGCGTATATAAAGAAAAACTGATTGTGCCCGAGAGCAAGATTAATATCTCTTTGATAGGACAGGAAGGAGCTGTCATATCCTATGACGACTATGCCAATAAACAGAATCTCTTTGGAGAGAACAAAGGTACGTCCGGTTCATCTTCCTGTTATATCTATGCGCCCGATTTTTATGTGGAGAATATCACGTTCGAGAATACATCCGGTCCGGTAGGGCAGGCGGTTGCCTGTTTTGTCAGTGCCGACCGTGCTTATTTCAAGAACTGCCGTTTTCTCGGATTTCAAGATACACTCTATACGTATGGGAAGGGAGTGCGGCAGTATTATGAAGATTGTTATATAGAGGGTACGGTCGATTTTATATTCGGTTGGTCTACGGCGGTATTCAACCGTTGCCATATTCATAGTAAACGTGACGGGTATGTCACGGCTCCTTCTACCGATGAAGGACAGAAATACGGCTATGTATTTTATGACTGCAAATTAACTGCGGATGCCAACGTGAAGAATGTTTATTTGTCCCGTCCGTGGCGTCCTTTTGCTCAGGCTGTGTTCATTCATTGCGATTTAGGAAAGCATATTCTTCCGGTCGGTTGGCATAACTGGAATAAGAAAGATGCTGAGAAAACCGTTTTCTATGCAGAGTACGACAGCTATGGCCCGGGTGCTAATCCTAAAGCACGCGCTGCTTTCTCCCATCAGTTGAAAGATACGGAAGGATATGAAATAGAGTCCGTCCTTGCCGGTACTGACGGTTGGAATCCGATTGCTAACGGCAATGCATTGGTAAACATTAAACGTTGA
- a CDS encoding acetylxylan esterase, whose translation MVKNKTILGVLTLLLGLALTASAENYPYRSDVLWVTVPNHADWLYQTGEKATVEVQFYKYGIPQDGVTVCYELGDDMMPSDTKGSVTLKNGRAVVTIGTMKQPGFRDCRLQATIAGKTYKHHVKVGFSPDKLQPYTKMPADFDEFWDKSKSEIATFPLLYTKERVEKYSTDKIDCYLVKLQLNSRGQSIYGYLTCPRNMQKGACPIVLCPPGAGIKTIKAPLRHKYYAEQGCIRFEMEIHGLNPEMSEAEFKEISNAFNGRENGYLSNGLDNKDNYYMRRVYLACVRSIDFLTSLPEWDGKNVIVQGGSQGGALALITAGLDTRVTACVANHPALSDMAGYKAGRAGGYPHFFRVAGMDTADKLNTMAYYDVVNFARRIKIPTYMTWGYNDDTCPPTTSYIVYNVLNCPKEALITPINEHWTSEATEYGHLKWILKHMK comes from the coding sequence ATGGTAAAGAATAAAACAATATTGGGTGTTCTTACTCTGCTATTGGGTTTGGCATTGACTGCCAGTGCGGAAAATTATCCTTACAGGAGCGATGTACTTTGGGTTACCGTACCCAATCATGCCGATTGGCTCTATCAGACAGGGGAGAAGGCTACCGTAGAAGTACAATTCTATAAATACGGCATCCCGCAGGATGGTGTAACTGTCTGTTATGAACTTGGAGATGACATGATGCCTTCGGATACGAAAGGCTCTGTTACGTTGAAGAATGGTAGAGCCGTTGTTACTATCGGCACAATGAAGCAACCCGGATTCCGGGATTGCCGCTTACAGGCTACTATCGCTGGAAAAACTTATAAACATCATGTAAAGGTAGGTTTCTCGCCCGATAAACTTCAACCTTATACGAAGATGCCTGCCGATTTCGATGAATTCTGGGATAAGAGTAAGTCTGAAATTGCAACTTTCCCTTTGTTGTATACGAAAGAGCGGGTTGAAAAGTATTCTACCGACAAGATAGACTGTTACTTGGTTAAACTACAGTTGAACAGTCGGGGACAAAGTATTTACGGCTATTTAACCTGTCCCCGGAATATGCAGAAAGGTGCTTGCCCGATAGTGCTTTGTCCGCCGGGTGCAGGAATCAAAACTATCAAAGCCCCTCTTCGTCATAAATACTATGCAGAGCAGGGATGTATCCGTTTTGAGATGGAGATACATGGACTCAATCCGGAGATGTCCGAAGCGGAGTTCAAGGAAATCAGTAATGCATTCAACGGCAGAGAGAACGGGTATTTATCAAACGGACTGGATAATAAGGATAATTATTACATGAGACGCGTTTATCTGGCATGTGTCCGCAGTATTGACTTTCTAACTTCTTTACCCGAATGGGACGGTAAGAATGTCATTGTGCAAGGGGGTAGCCAGGGAGGTGCTTTGGCATTGATTACCGCCGGACTGGATACACGGGTAACAGCGTGTGTAGCCAATCATCCGGCTTTAAGCGATATGGCAGGCTATAAGGCTGGCAGAGCGGGAGGTTATCCGCATTTCTTCCGTGTAGCAGGTATGGATACTGCCGATAAGCTGAATACAATGGCTTATTATGATGTAGTAAACTTTGCCCGCCGGATAAAAATTCCTACTTACATGACTTGGGGATACAATGATGATACTTGTCCGCCCACTACCAGTTATATCGTATATAATGTGTTGAATTGCCCCAAAGAAGCGCTAATCACTCCTATTAACGAACACTGGACATCTGAAGCTACGGAGTATGGGCATTTGAAGTGGATATTGAAACACATGAAATAA
- a CDS encoding dienelactone hydrolase family protein, giving the protein MIKTIILCVLGLVTSVAALSQHLSGYELEREMPVFLDQLKQELTYPMAWGNSPVKNFKKWRKKARNAVLDAMLAPPPYTTDYKLEVVAEEQRDGYKARKLRFNLTGYSRVNAYMLVPDGEGPFPAVVLLHDHGGHYTIGKEKMIRPFGVSSEVLADADAWAKQCYGGQYVGDYLAIHGYVVISIDAIFWGERGRKEGIDGDSHMAVAGNFMMLGRSWSAFMNYEDMYTTDFLATLPEVDPERIGCMGFSMGAYRAWMLSALTDKVKAGAAVCWMVTTDCQFSWEYGRERGGFANMLPGIRRYLDYPHIASIACPKPMFFLNGEHDKLFPPVGVNAAFAEMRKVWESRSAGDKLVTELWDMPHDCGIKVQEAVLSFLNKSL; this is encoded by the coding sequence ATGATAAAAACTATCATTCTTTGCGTGTTAGGGCTGGTCACTTCGGTGGCTGCCCTTTCTCAGCATTTATCCGGCTACGAGCTGGAGAGAGAGATGCCGGTTTTTTTGGACCAGCTAAAGCAAGAGTTGACGTACCCTATGGCTTGGGGAAACAGTCCGGTCAAGAACTTTAAGAAATGGCGTAAGAAGGCGCGTAATGCAGTGCTGGATGCCATGTTGGCCCCGCCTCCTTATACTACTGATTATAAATTGGAGGTAGTTGCGGAAGAACAACGGGATGGGTATAAAGCAAGGAAACTGCGTTTCAACCTGACGGGCTATTCGCGTGTGAATGCCTATATGCTGGTTCCTGACGGCGAAGGACCATTTCCGGCAGTTGTACTTCTTCATGACCACGGAGGTCATTATACAATTGGTAAAGAGAAAATGATCCGTCCCTTCGGTGTGTCTTCTGAGGTGTTAGCTGATGCTGATGCATGGGCTAAACAATGCTATGGTGGGCAATATGTAGGCGATTATCTGGCGATTCATGGTTATGTGGTTATCTCTATTGATGCCATATTCTGGGGCGAACGCGGGCGTAAAGAAGGGATTGACGGTGACAGTCATATGGCTGTAGCGGGTAACTTTATGATGTTGGGACGTAGTTGGAGTGCTTTTATGAACTATGAAGACATGTATACCACTGATTTCCTGGCGACATTGCCGGAAGTTGACCCTGAACGCATCGGTTGTATGGGCTTCTCCATGGGAGCTTACCGTGCCTGGATGCTTTCGGCGCTGACAGATAAAGTAAAGGCAGGTGCAGCAGTTTGCTGGATGGTGACTACGGATTGCCAGTTCTCGTGGGAGTATGGACGCGAAAGAGGAGGCTTTGCCAATATGTTGCCGGGTATCAGACGTTATCTGGATTATCCGCATATCGCTTCCATAGCTTGTCCCAAGCCCATGTTTTTCCTGAATGGCGAGCATGATAAATTGTTTCCTCCGGTGGGTGTCAATGCGGCTTTTGCCGAAATGAGGAAGGTATGGGAAAGCCGTTCGGCAGGTGATAAACTTGTTACTGAGTTATGGGATATGCCGCATGACTGCGGGATAAAGGTGCAGGAAGCTGTTTTGTCATTCTTGAATAAAAGTCTGTAG
- a CDS encoding RagB/SusD family nutrient uptake outer membrane protein translates to MKTKRIFKSIVACGVGISMLSGCLNLDEELYGRLSPETYYQTEEEALSSVVGVYQYLAYMSRAGGDGWRIGEFGTDEFFCPGRASGGWYDESNMQIMAHKITPDNARLETCWGTYLFPGIGAANAVIASMEASPMKDDLKALIAETRALRAYGYYYAMDYFGNVPLFTEAKVDANDLPKTASRKEVYEFVVKEFTEAAAELPSIKEVNRTAYYPRLTKEAVYTALASVYLNAEVYAGEAHWADVVTMCDHVIGTNAYSLENKVGDCFLATNEANSTEVISSFAVDPSKGVDGNEFILYTQHALDQKKYNLSFAPANGYCFTDDALKRYEEGDERLELLEYGPQYYQDGVTPLCDDKGTQLVLTTIKDMVAAQDNEGYRVLKYSPIGVAWSGSKADNDYILERYSNVLLMKAEALFRQGIQLDEALELVNQVRRRSGVADWDELTLKKIEEERAREFIWENQRRRDMIRFGSYFTDTWFYKTGVTEEWRGIYPIPAIQLNNNPNLKQNPNY, encoded by the coding sequence ATGAAAACAAAAAGAATATTTAAAAGCATAGTTGCTTGTGGCGTCGGAATCAGTATGTTGTCCGGTTGCCTTAATTTGGATGAAGAGTTATATGGCAGACTTTCTCCTGAGACCTATTATCAGACAGAAGAAGAGGCTCTCTCTTCTGTAGTCGGTGTATATCAATATTTGGCATATATGTCCAGAGCTGGCGGTGATGGCTGGCGAATAGGAGAGTTTGGTACAGATGAGTTTTTCTGTCCGGGGCGTGCCAGTGGTGGTTGGTATGACGAAAGCAATATGCAGATAATGGCGCATAAGATAACACCGGATAATGCCCGTCTTGAAACCTGCTGGGGAACCTATTTGTTTCCGGGAATCGGCGCTGCCAATGCTGTGATAGCCAGCATGGAAGCCTCTCCCATGAAAGATGACTTGAAAGCCCTGATTGCAGAGACACGGGCTCTTCGTGCCTACGGATATTATTACGCGATGGATTATTTCGGAAATGTTCCTCTTTTCACAGAAGCTAAAGTGGATGCGAATGATTTGCCGAAAACTGCATCCAGAAAGGAAGTTTATGAATTCGTGGTAAAAGAGTTTACAGAGGCGGCTGCGGAGTTGCCTTCCATTAAAGAAGTGAATCGTACTGCTTATTATCCTCGTTTGACAAAAGAGGCGGTATATACAGCGTTGGCTTCCGTCTACCTGAATGCTGAGGTGTATGCCGGCGAGGCTCATTGGGCTGATGTGGTGACGATGTGTGATCATGTTATCGGAACCAATGCCTATTCACTGGAAAATAAAGTGGGAGACTGTTTCCTTGCCACCAACGAAGCAAACTCGACGGAAGTCATTTCTTCCTTTGCAGTAGACCCGTCGAAAGGTGTGGATGGAAATGAGTTTATACTTTATACTCAGCATGCTCTCGACCAGAAAAAGTATAACTTATCTTTTGCTCCGGCCAATGGATATTGCTTCACTGATGATGCCTTGAAGAGATATGAAGAAGGTGATGAACGTCTGGAACTTCTGGAATATGGTCCTCAGTATTATCAGGATGGAGTGACTCCGCTATGTGATGATAAAGGTACTCAACTCGTACTGACAACTATCAAGGATATGGTTGCCGCACAGGATAATGAAGGCTACAGGGTATTGAAGTATTCACCGATAGGTGTGGCATGGTCCGGCAGTAAAGCGGATAATGATTATATTTTGGAACGCTATTCCAATGTTCTTCTTATGAAGGCTGAGGCTTTGTTCAGGCAAGGAATACAGTTGGACGAAGCACTCGAATTGGTCAATCAGGTGCGTCGGCGTAGCGGAGTGGCCGATTGGGATGAACTGACCCTGAAAAAGATAGAAGAAGAACGCGCCCGTGAATTCATTTGGGAGAATCAACGTCGCCGTGATATGATTCGTTTTGGATCTTACTTCACAGATACTTGGTTTTATAAAACCGGTGTAACAGAAGAGTGGAGAGGAATTTATCCAATACCTGCCATTCAGTTGAATAATAATCCTAATTTGAAACAAAATCCGAATTATTAA
- a CDS encoding pectinesterase family protein — MIAKVTMKALCSFIIALLCGVGSLSAAQQWKDTIVVARDGTGDYRTLTEAMEGIRAFMDYKVTVLVKKGVYKEKVVLPSWLENVDFIGENVENTIITYDDHANINKMGTFRTYTLKVEGSSITFKNLTIENNAARLGQAVALHTEGDRLVFINCRFLGNQDTIYTGAKGTRLCFLNCYIEGTTDFIFGPSTALFHNCTIHSKANSYITAASTPKDIEVGYVFKNCKLTAAPDVDKVYLGRPWRPYAATVFINCEMGKHICPAGWDNWRNPKNEKTARYAEYGNTGEGADNTNRVKWVKQLTRKDVAKYEEPDYLFKICSEWKP; from the coding sequence ATGATAGCGAAAGTAACTATGAAAGCACTGTGTAGTTTTATAATAGCCCTGCTTTGCGGGGTCGGTTCGTTATCCGCGGCGCAGCAGTGGAAAGATACGATTGTTGTAGCCCGTGACGGCACGGGAGATTACCGTACGCTGACCGAAGCAATGGAGGGTATCCGTGCCTTTATGGATTATAAGGTGACGGTTTTGGTTAAAAAGGGTGTATATAAGGAAAAGGTTGTTCTTCCTTCTTGGTTGGAAAACGTCGATTTCATCGGTGAAAATGTAGAAAATACGATTATCACCTACGATGATCATGCCAATATAAATAAGATGGGAACTTTCCGTACCTATACTTTGAAAGTGGAAGGAAGTTCCATCACTTTTAAGAACTTGACGATAGAGAATAATGCTGCACGGCTGGGGCAGGCAGTTGCGCTTCATACGGAAGGTGATCGCTTGGTCTTTATCAATTGTCGCTTTTTGGGCAATCAGGATACTATTTACACCGGTGCAAAAGGTACTCGTCTCTGCTTCCTGAATTGTTATATTGAAGGTACTACCGATTTTATTTTCGGTCCTTCTACGGCATTGTTCCATAATTGCACGATTCATAGTAAAGCCAATTCGTACATCACGGCAGCCTCCACTCCGAAAGACATTGAAGTGGGATATGTTTTTAAGAACTGTAAGCTGACTGCCGCACCGGACGTTGATAAGGTTTATTTGGGGCGTCCGTGGCGTCCCTATGCAGCTACAGTGTTCATTAACTGCGAGATGGGTAAACATATCTGTCCGGCAGGATGGGATAATTGGCGTAATCCGAAGAATGAAAAAACAGCCCGTTATGCTGAATATGGTAATACGGGAGAGGGGGCTGATAATACAAATCGGGTAAAATGGGTAAAGCAACTGACCCGGAAGGATGTTGCAAAATATGAGGAACCGGATTATCTTTTCAAGATATGCAGTGAATGGAAACCGTAA